A region of the Bacillus sp. NP247 genome:
TTGACATGAAAGGAAAGTGGGTTTTACCAGGGCTTGTAAATACACATACACATGTTGTTATGAGTCTTTTGAGAGGTATTGGCGATGATATGTTATTACAGCCATGGCTTGAGACGAGAATTTGGCCACTTGAAAGTCAGTTTACTCCAGAACTTGCGGTCGCTAGTACGGAATTAGGATTACTTGAAATGGTGAAAAGTGGTACAACATCATTCTCAGATATGTTTAATCCAATTGGAGTAGACCAAGATGCAATTATGGAAACGGTATCAAGGAGTGGAATGCGAGCTGCTGTTTCAAGAACCTTATTTAGCTTTGGAACGAAAGAAGATGAAAAGAAAGCAATTGAAGAAGCTGAGAAATATGTGAAGCGTTATTATAACGAAAGTGGAATGTTAACTACGATGGTTGCGCCGCATAGTCCATATACATGTTCCACAGAACTGTTAGAAGAGTGTGCGCGTATTGCAGTAGAAAATCAAACTATGGTTCATATTCACCTTTCGGAAACAGAGCGTGAAGTACGTGATATTGAAGCACAGTACGGAAAACGTCCAGTAGAATATGCAGCAAGTTGCGGATTGTTTAAACGCCCAACAGTTATTGCGCACGGTGTGGTATTAAATGAAAATGAGCGTGCATTTTTAGCAGAACATGATGTTCGAGTAGCTCATAATCCGAATAGTAATTTAAAACTAGGTTCTGGTATAGCGAATGTAAAAGCGATGCTAGAAGCAGGAATTAAAGTAGGGATTGCAACAGATAGTGTTGCGTCTAATAATAATTTAGATATGTTTGAAGAAATGCGCATTGCAACTTTATTACAAAAAGGTATTCATCAAGACGCAACAGCATTGCCAGTAGAAACAGCTCTTTCTCTAGCGACAAAAGGAGCTGCAGAAGTAATTGGGATGAAACAAACGGGATCAATTGAGGTTGGAAAATGTGCCGATTTTATTACGATTGATCCGTCTAATAAGCCGCATTTACAGCCAGCAGATGAAGTGTTATCACATCTTGTGTATGCTGCTAGTGGAAAAGATATAAGTGATGTAATTATTAACGGTAAATGTGTTGTTTGGAATGGTGAATGTAAAACATTAGATGAAGAGCGTATTATATTTGAAGCAAGTCGTTATAAACGAGGTCTACAAAGATAGGTATTTATATACCTTTTTGAGAAAGCTATCCTTTCTAGGAAATAGAATAGGGTAGCTTTTTTTATTGAACAACTAAGTATTCAAAATAATGTCACATCTTTCTATTGATATTTTTGCTGCAATTTGGGCTGTATTAGGAGATAGTATTACATCACTAAATTATGCAGAAACTCCTTATTGGAAAGTGATTAGTAATGCTAATAATATAATTCCTTACAACTATGGTATTTCGGGGTCTCGTATAGCAGTGTGGGAAGGACACGACCAG
Encoded here:
- a CDS encoding bifunctional S-methyl-5'-thioadenosine deaminase/S-adenosylhomocysteine deaminase codes for the protein MKGEILLKTTYVNATIATMNEKNEVIENGYIIVENDQIIDVNSGEFANDFEVDEVIDMKGKWVLPGLVNTHTHVVMSLLRGIGDDMLLQPWLETRIWPLESQFTPELAVASTELGLLEMVKSGTTSFSDMFNPIGVDQDAIMETVSRSGMRAAVSRTLFSFGTKEDEKKAIEEAEKYVKRYYNESGMLTTMVAPHSPYTCSTELLEECARIAVENQTMVHIHLSETEREVRDIEAQYGKRPVEYAASCGLFKRPTVIAHGVVLNENERAFLAEHDVRVAHNPNSNLKLGSGIANVKAMLEAGIKVGIATDSVASNNNLDMFEEMRIATLLQKGIHQDATALPVETALSLATKGAAEVIGMKQTGSIEVGKCADFITIDPSNKPHLQPADEVLSHLVYAASGKDISDVIINGKCVVWNGECKTLDEERIIFEASRYKRGLQR